The following are encoded together in the Streptomyces rapamycinicus NRRL 5491 genome:
- a CDS encoding class I SAM-dependent methyltransferase, with protein MTDTVAVADWQAWQRSWDRQQEWYLPDREERFRVMLDTVEAVVGPEPRILDLACGTGSISDRALRRFPGATSTGVDLDPALLTIARGHFAAEPRAEFVTVDLRDPGWTERLPHRAYDAVLTATALHWLRSDELRALYGRIAGVVREGGVFLNADHMPDPDTPRLNAADHAYQKARQARARAEGTQDWVDWWQTAARDEALAGPVAERFSIFGNPANGDHADGEAQPVAWHAETLRAAGFGEARAVWCSPSDAMVLGLK; from the coding sequence ATGACGGACACCGTCGCCGTGGCGGACTGGCAGGCGTGGCAGCGGAGCTGGGACCGGCAGCAGGAGTGGTACCTCCCCGATCGTGAGGAACGGTTCCGGGTGATGCTCGACACGGTCGAGGCCGTCGTCGGCCCGGAGCCCCGGATCCTCGACCTGGCGTGCGGCACGGGCAGTATCTCGGACCGGGCACTGCGCCGGTTCCCGGGCGCCACCAGCACCGGCGTCGACCTCGACCCCGCGCTGCTGACGATCGCCCGTGGCCATTTCGCGGCCGAGCCGCGCGCCGAGTTCGTGACCGTCGATCTGCGCGACCCCGGCTGGACCGAGCGGCTGCCGCACCGCGCGTACGACGCCGTCCTGACCGCCACGGCGCTCCACTGGCTGCGCTCGGACGAGCTGCGGGCGCTGTACGGGCGGATAGCGGGCGTGGTGCGGGAGGGCGGGGTGTTCCTCAACGCCGACCACATGCCCGATCCGGACACGCCCCGGCTCAACGCGGCCGACCACGCGTATCAGAAGGCGCGGCAGGCGCGGGCCAGGGCCGAGGGCACCCAGGACTGGGTGGACTGGTGGCAGACCGCCGCGCGGGACGAGGCGCTGGCCGGGCCGGTCGCCGAGCGGTTCTCGATCTTCGGCAATCCGGCGAACGGCGACCACGCGGACGGTGAGGCGCAGCCCGTCGCCTGGCATGCGGAGACGCTGCGCGCGGCGGGCTTCGGGGAGGCGCGGGCCGTCTGGTGCTCGCCCTCGGACGCGATGGTGCTCGGGCTGAAGTGA
- a CDS encoding CGNR zinc finger domain-containing protein, translating to MELAYYSDLAVRLVNSEEPSRGTDTLTSVEAARALFGESQQAARRTTDADVTRLRSVRARLRAVFEAAAGGDEVLAVDLLNALLIEFPVSPQISGHETRDEDGRPDWHMHIADYAANAGAGYAATASMGLAFHLTELGADRLGICEASPCRNAYLDTSTNRSRRYCSDRCATRANVAAYRARKRLDAERTAGAERNRRQDREPTGRTADTAQETSPAIDR from the coding sequence GTGGAACTGGCTTATTACTCGGATCTCGCCGTGCGCCTGGTCAACAGCGAGGAGCCGAGCCGCGGCACCGACACCCTGACCTCGGTGGAGGCCGCACGGGCGCTCTTCGGCGAGAGTCAGCAGGCGGCCCGGCGGACGACCGACGCCGATGTCACCCGGCTGAGGTCGGTCAGGGCCCGGCTGCGCGCGGTCTTCGAGGCGGCGGCGGGCGGCGACGAGGTGCTGGCGGTGGACCTGCTGAACGCGCTGCTCATCGAGTTCCCGGTGAGCCCGCAGATTTCCGGCCATGAGACCCGCGACGAGGACGGCCGCCCCGACTGGCATATGCATATCGCGGACTACGCCGCCAACGCGGGCGCGGGATACGCCGCGACCGCCTCGATGGGGCTGGCCTTCCACCTCACCGAACTGGGCGCCGACCGGCTGGGCATCTGTGAGGCGTCACCCTGTCGCAACGCTTATCTCGACACATCGACAAATCGTTCCCGGCGCTACTGCTCCGACCGCTGCGCCACCCGCGCCAACGTGGCCGCCTACCGCGCCCGCAAACGCCTGGACGCCGAGCGGACGGCCGGCGCCGAGCGCAACCGCCGCCAGGACCGCGAGCCCACCGGCCGTACGGCGGACACCGCCCAGGAGACCAGCCCGGCCATCGACCGCTGA
- the sodN gene encoding superoxide dismutase, Ni: protein MLSRLFAPKVQVSAHCDLPCGVYDPAQARIEAESVKAVQEKYQANEDPHFRARATTIKEERAELAKHHVSVLWSDYFKPPHFEKYPELHQLVNDTLKALSAAKGSTDPATGQKALDYIAQIDKIFWETKKG from the coding sequence ATGCTCTCCCGCCTGTTCGCCCCCAAGGTTCAGGTCAGTGCCCACTGCGACCTGCCCTGCGGTGTGTACGACCCGGCTCAGGCCCGCATCGAAGCCGAGTCCGTCAAGGCCGTCCAGGAGAAGTACCAGGCCAACGAGGACCCGCACTTCCGTGCCCGTGCCACCACCATCAAGGAGGAGCGCGCGGAGCTCGCCAAGCACCATGTCTCGGTGCTGTGGAGCGACTACTTCAAGCCCCCGCACTTCGAGAAGTACCCCGAGCTGCACCAGCTGGTCAACGACACCCTCAAGGCCCTGAGCGCGGCCAAGGGCTCCACCGACCCGGCCACGGGGCAGAAGGCCCTGGACTACATCGCCCAGATCGACAAGATCTTCTGGGAGACCAAGAAGGGCTGA
- a CDS encoding methyltransferase domain-containing protein, translating into MADATHLPMATASCDAALALHMLHHVTDLAQTVGELSRVVKQGGLV; encoded by the coding sequence ATGGCGGATGCCACTCACCTGCCGATGGCCACGGCAAGCTGTGATGCGGCGCTGGCCCTGCACATGCTCCATCACGTCACCGACCTCGCCCAGACGGTCGGCGAGCTGTCCCGCGTGGTGAAGCAGGGCGGTCTGGTGTAA